CCTGGAAGAAGCCCGACACCATCCACATGTCCGTGCTGTCGTACTTCTTCAAGCTGTCCCACACCCTGAAGGTACGTTCACCTAGCCCATTATCACATCGGTTCACTGCATGAGACATAAGCGGAAGCTTATCAGCGGGTTGATCCCGATGACCGACCCAAAGATTGCCGCCCATCAGTCATTACTCTGGTCTTTGCTCTCTGCTGTTGTCTTGTATGTTGGGTTCATGTACTAATAGCACACGCAAAAACTCTTTAAGGACTTCAACGGGCGCCTGCAGGAGGAATACGGCCTGCCCACTTGGGGATCCTACGCCCTCTTTGCCATCGCCACCATCTTCGTGGGCGCTGCCCTGGGGCTGCTGCTCGTGTGCCTTGTGGACTTTGTCTACCCACCCAAGAAATCGCAGCGCCAGAGCTTCTCCGAGTCCCAGGACAATCTGACAGAGGGCCTGGAGGATTTAGCCACCGAGGAGATCGAGGATGATGGCGATGCCGACGAGAACGAGGATGAGCAACGCGATAGCGACGAGGAAGAGCCGgaagacgatgatgacgaggaAGAGGACAGCGAGGAGCAGTCGGGAGATCTGGCCACAAAAGATAAGGAGGTCGACAGTGAGCCGGAGAAGGAAGAGAAGACGGAGCCCAAGCAGGCTGGAGATGCTGCGTCCGAGAAGACGGAACAGGTGCGCAAACGCAAACCACGCAAAGGCGATTAGGTGCAGTTGCGTTCATCCGGAACTTCAGCCTTAGCGATCAGAAGCGGCAACAAAAAGACTAACACTCAGAATCGAGAGAAACACAACCTCTTACCAAGCATCATTCGAGCAGATAGATTACTTCTGCTCTGCCTTTGCGCACAAAGCCGATTGTTTCCCCTCTTAATCCTAGCCAGAAAACGGCACCTCATGTATTTCATAATTATGTACAACAAAATTGTAATCCTTTAAGCGATAGCAAGCGTAACAATAACTAAATTTAACTTTAGTCGTATACTTTTACCTTTTGCCAAGCATTGTATTTTGTGTTCAAATCGATTTCCACACATTTAACTTCTCTTAAGCATTTCATTTGTAATTGAACTTCAATcgcaaattgtattaaattttcgtattacacaataaaacaaaaacaaattaaaactgtATTCGTTTATTATGTGGGCTCTGCTTGCGTCTGAATAATTCGGCAAATTTCACAATTTCCATGAAATTTCGCACCTGTGTGTATattcgaaatggaaaaaccatttgtttcttttttatggcTTCGTCGAATTCTAAGTTCTAttcatatttaacaataataaagAAGAGCACACTTGTGTAGATggttttacaaatttattatcaGTTTATTGTAGGAGAATATGAAATAAGACAAAATCCCTGCAATTTCGTTTGTGTAAAACTACAAATAATTGTTATAagatgtgtgtgggtggtgctggtcGAAATGGTTCAAATTTTCCAATACATATTGTTTTCCAAACGCAAAAAAAATGGGTAACTGTGGCTTAAAATAGTTAGCTCGTTGAGGCGTACAAATTGTGGCCTATCTTATAAAAAGAGTACAAAATGATTATACAAATATCTCTATAAAACGTGGTTCATCTTCAGCGTTGCTTGCCTGATCTGTTGGCACTTGTGATTTAAATCGGAATTAACTGGATTAATTACAACATTTTGAttgttaaacaaataatatttctttcAACAAATTGCTATGGCTATTGTTAGGTTCATTCTGGGGGCATCGGGGGTAAGGTACTTGTGGTGtaatttctatatttaaatatatatttgatatatattgTTTGGTTGTAAAAGTTGTACTATTGCAGCGTATGGAGGAAGTTTGTTGGGTGGTTTTTCGGTTGCGGTTGGGAtcgggatcaggatcaggatcagaaTCGGGAActgaatggggatggggatgcggataGTGCGTTTCGGGCTGTGGTGAgttttcaaatactttaaGTAATTGTCTGTATGTGAGTTTGGAAATTTTGCTGTTGTGAATTTGAGTTTCAGGCTGGCTTCAGTtaattcgtattcgtattcgtacaAAATGGCGAGAtgtcaacaaaaacaattgttaattactttgaaatattcaaaaagcAATCGTCGTGCGTCGTCGACTGCAGCTGAAAGCAGATTCTCCATCCGAGAACGGCTGGGATGGCTTTCAGCCCCAGACTTTTGTTGTAAAATTAACCTGGGGGGCCAACTCTATAACAAAGGCGCACTGCAGGCTTA
This sequence is a window from Drosophila teissieri strain GT53w chromosome 2R, Prin_Dtei_1.1, whole genome shotgun sequence. Protein-coding genes within it:
- the LOC122613615 gene encoding thioredoxin-related transmembrane protein 1: MHSTSHFVAASFAALLLLAATAQSAAAAQSGLQPGGKLIELDEDNWHLMLQGEWMIEFFAPWCPACKNLAPTWERFARVAKDVQVQVAKIDVTTSPSLSGRFFVTALPTIYHVKDGEFRQYRGARDGDALLYFVKKQQWQSIEPLSAWKKPDTIHMSVLSYFFKLSHTLKDFNGRLQEEYGLPTWGSYALFAIATIFVGAALGLLLVCLVDFVYPPKKSQRQSFSESQDNLTEGLEDLATEEIEDDGDADENEDEQRDSDEEEPEDDDDEEEDSEEQSGDLATKDKEVDSEPEKEEKTEPKQAGDAASEKTEQVRKRKPRKGD